One Bradyrhizobium sp. CCGB12 genomic window carries:
- a CDS encoding response regulator: MSRSQLVAEHLPLLRRYARALTGSQASGDAYVAAMLEAMLGDPSVLDESHGPRAGLFRLFTQIWNSVSVNDDAEVTTLPMPPERRLSNITPLPRQAFLLLSLEGFSEEEVGFILGTDVAETRRLADAAGREMAAEIATDVLIIEDETFIAMDLESLVKNLGHNVVGVARTHADAVALAKNKRPGLILADIQLADGSSGLDAVNELLRTFEVPVVFITAYPERFLTGERPEPAFLISKPFQPAMVSAVASQALFFQRNSRNRAPKAPAA; this comes from the coding sequence ATGTCCCGTTCACAGCTTGTTGCTGAACACTTGCCGTTGTTGCGCCGGTACGCACGCGCCCTGACGGGCAGCCAGGCCTCCGGTGACGCCTATGTCGCAGCCATGTTGGAAGCCATGCTGGGGGATCCGTCGGTGCTCGACGAGAGCCACGGGCCGCGCGCTGGCCTGTTCCGGCTGTTCACCCAGATCTGGAATTCCGTTTCCGTCAATGACGATGCCGAGGTGACGACGCTGCCGATGCCGCCGGAGCGGCGGCTGTCGAACATCACGCCACTGCCGCGGCAGGCCTTTTTGCTGCTCTCGCTCGAGGGATTTTCCGAGGAGGAAGTCGGCTTCATCCTCGGCACTGACGTCGCCGAGACGCGGCGGCTCGCGGATGCCGCGGGACGCGAGATGGCGGCCGAGATCGCCACCGACGTGCTGATCATCGAGGACGAGACCTTCATCGCCATGGACCTCGAGAGCCTGGTGAAAAATCTCGGCCACAACGTCGTCGGCGTCGCGCGCACCCATGCCGATGCGGTGGCGCTGGCCAAGAACAAGCGGCCCGGCCTGATCCTCGCCGACATCCAGCTCGCCGACGGCTCGTCGGGTCTGGACGCCGTGAACGAGCTGCTCCGCACCTTCGAGGTGCCAGTGGTGTTCATCACCGCGTACCCCGAGCGCTTCCTCACCGGCGAGCGCCCCGAGCCGGCGTTCCTGATCTCAAAACCGTTCCAGCCCGCAATGGTGTCGGCGGTCGCGAGCCAGGCGCTGTTCTTCCAGCGCAATTCGCGCAACCGCGCGCCGAAGGCGCCGGCGGCGTAA
- a CDS encoding NepR family anti-sigma factor, translating to MKDLKSQASKSTTPGKGGLTPEIQSRIGHQLRAMYDDVVRQGVPDRFAELIKKLDAPGATPQVENGGGSNDNNNGRD from the coding sequence ATGAAAGATCTCAAGTCTCAAGCCAGCAAAAGCACGACCCCCGGCAAGGGAGGGCTCACTCCGGAGATCCAATCCCGGATTGGGCATCAGCTGCGCGCCATGTACGACGACGTGGTGCGGCAGGGGGTTCCGGATCGGTTCGCGGAGCTGATCAAAAAGCTTGATGCGCCGGGAGCGACGCCCCAAGTGGAAAATGGTGGGGGATCCAACGACAACAACAATGGGAGGGATTAA
- a CDS encoding acyl-CoA dehydrogenase encodes MNFDDTPQEAAFRETARKWVAANAPKEFEQELSKSSLGRIKLAKHDMVDVGKAWQKKKFEGNWACLHWPKEYGGRGATPIERVIWQQEEGVYGKLTQPFQIGEGMCGPTVMAFGSEDAKRRYLPKLASGEEIWCQLFSEPSAGSDVAGLRTRAEKKGDNWVVNGQKIWTSGAHYSDYGLLIARTDPDVPKHKGLTMFFLDMKSSGVEVRPIKQANGMQEFNEVYFTDVVIPDSQRLGAVGEGWSVSLTTLMNERMSIGSRLATGVPEMFEFCSSLMLEDGLAIDDPAVRSKLASWAVKSSGLKYTSYRAISALSKGERPGPENSIGKLVSGMMLQDIATYAMDLQGAAGVLTGGDEETVQGQFQQMLLSSPSMRIAGGTDEILRNIIAERVLGLPGDIRVDKDVPYNKIPTKGR; translated from the coding sequence ATGAATTTCGACGACACCCCGCAGGAAGCCGCATTCCGCGAGACCGCGCGCAAATGGGTCGCCGCTAACGCACCGAAGGAATTCGAGCAGGAGCTGTCAAAATCCTCGCTCGGCCGCATCAAGCTTGCGAAGCATGACATGGTCGATGTCGGCAAGGCCTGGCAGAAGAAGAAGTTCGAGGGCAATTGGGCCTGCCTGCACTGGCCGAAGGAGTATGGTGGTCGCGGCGCGACGCCGATCGAGCGCGTGATCTGGCAGCAGGAGGAGGGCGTCTACGGCAAGCTGACGCAGCCGTTCCAGATCGGCGAGGGCATGTGCGGCCCGACCGTGATGGCGTTCGGCAGCGAGGACGCCAAGCGCCGATATCTGCCGAAGCTGGCTTCAGGCGAGGAGATCTGGTGCCAGCTGTTCTCCGAGCCGTCGGCTGGCTCCGACGTCGCGGGCCTGCGCACGCGCGCCGAGAAGAAGGGCGACAATTGGGTCGTCAACGGCCAGAAGATCTGGACCTCGGGCGCGCATTATTCCGACTACGGCCTTTTGATCGCGCGCACCGATCCTGATGTGCCCAAGCACAAGGGCCTCACAATGTTCTTCCTGGACATGAAGAGCTCAGGCGTCGAGGTGCGCCCGATCAAGCAGGCCAATGGCATGCAGGAGTTCAACGAGGTCTATTTCACCGACGTGGTGATTCCGGACAGCCAGCGTCTCGGCGCCGTCGGTGAGGGCTGGAGCGTGTCGCTGACCACGCTGATGAATGAGCGCATGTCGATCGGCTCGCGGCTTGCGACCGGCGTGCCTGAAATGTTCGAGTTCTGCTCCAGCTTGATGCTGGAGGACGGGCTTGCCATCGATGATCCCGCCGTGCGCTCGAAGCTCGCGAGCTGGGCGGTGAAATCGAGCGGGTTGAAATACACCAGCTATCGCGCGATCTCGGCGCTGTCCAAGGGCGAGCGGCCGGGCCCGGAGAATTCGATCGGCAAGCTGGTGTCGGGCATGATGCTCCAGGACATCGCGACCTACGCCATGGACCTCCAGGGCGCGGCCGGTGTTCTCACCGGCGGCGACGAGGAGACGGTGCAGGGCCAATTCCAGCAGATGCTGCTGTCCTCACCCTCGATGCGCATCGCCGGCGGCACCGACGAGATCTTGCGCAACATCATCGCCGAGCGGGTGCTGGGTCTTCCGGGCGACATTCGCGTCGACAAGGACGTTCCGTATAACAAGATCCCGACCAAGGGGCGGTGA
- a CDS encoding AMP-binding protein — MSGSAAAAMTKPAFRKVEWIARDIDVTRHADGTVVLKSRIPLQPYEKHIPASLAKWARQAPERIWLAQRGGPNREWRKVSYGDAKRTVDALTQALLNLKLEGRPVTILSGNSIEHALMTQAAMQARVPAAPVSPAYSLMSHDHVKLKYLFDLIKPAVVMVQDGPTFEKALKALDLSGVTVVHVARPCDGIKSVSFAEVAATPVTADVDTSIAQITPQTVGKLLFTSGSTGMPKAVINTQAMMCANAAMMMQVRPRDPGGPIATMLDWMPWNHTMGGNAAFHPILVDGGTLYIDDGRPMPGQFEETLRNLREISPTYYANVPAGYAALAAAMEKDDALCRSFFKNLSIMAYGGARLPDDLYDRMQALAVKTTGERIVFYTGWGSTETAPTSTGTYWDTERVGLIGLPFPGVELKMVPCGSKYELRLRGVNVTPGYFGQPELTKKMFDEEGFYCIGDAGIFVDDADPVKGIIFAGRVVEDFKLTTGTFVHVGSLRTDTIAAATPVVHDALVAGQDRACIGLLAWPNLHACRQLVGNPDLSFADAVKHPDVIACFRRGLETHNRECEGGSSRIIARAMLMVDPPSIDGNELTDKGYINQRAGLERRAALVERLYADQPGEDVIVLR; from the coding sequence ATGAGTGGAAGCGCGGCGGCGGCGATGACGAAGCCCGCCTTTCGCAAGGTCGAGTGGATCGCGCGCGACATCGACGTCACGCGCCATGCCGACGGCACGGTGGTGTTGAAGTCGCGCATTCCGCTGCAACCTTACGAGAAGCACATTCCGGCCTCGCTGGCGAAATGGGCCAGGCAAGCACCTGAGCGCATCTGGCTGGCGCAGCGCGGCGGTCCCAATCGCGAATGGCGCAAGGTGTCCTACGGCGACGCCAAGCGCACCGTGGATGCGCTGACACAGGCGCTGCTGAACCTCAAGCTCGAGGGACGGCCGGTCACGATCCTCTCCGGCAATTCGATCGAGCATGCGCTCATGACGCAGGCGGCGATGCAGGCGCGCGTCCCGGCGGCACCGGTGTCGCCGGCTTACTCCTTGATGAGCCACGATCACGTCAAGCTGAAATATTTGTTCGACCTGATCAAGCCGGCCGTGGTGATGGTGCAGGACGGGCCGACCTTCGAGAAAGCGCTGAAGGCGCTCGATCTCAGCGGCGTCACCGTGGTTCACGTCGCGCGTCCCTGTGACGGCATCAAGAGCGTCAGCTTTGCCGAGGTTGCGGCAACGCCCGTGACCGCCGATGTCGACACCTCGATCGCACAGATCACGCCGCAGACGGTTGGCAAGCTACTCTTCACCTCCGGCTCGACCGGCATGCCGAAGGCCGTCATCAACACGCAAGCGATGATGTGCGCCAATGCGGCGATGATGATGCAGGTGCGGCCGCGCGATCCCGGCGGTCCGATCGCGACCATGCTGGACTGGATGCCGTGGAATCACACCATGGGTGGAAACGCGGCGTTCCATCCGATCCTGGTCGACGGCGGTACGCTCTATATCGACGATGGCCGGCCGATGCCGGGTCAGTTCGAGGAGACGCTGCGAAACCTGCGCGAGATCTCGCCGACCTATTACGCCAACGTACCGGCCGGCTATGCCGCGCTCGCGGCGGCGATGGAGAAGGATGACGCGCTGTGCCGCTCCTTCTTCAAGAATCTCTCGATCATGGCCTATGGCGGTGCGCGGCTGCCTGACGATCTCTACGATCGCATGCAGGCCCTCGCGGTGAAGACCACCGGCGAGCGCATCGTGTTCTACACCGGCTGGGGCTCGACCGAGACCGCGCCGACCTCGACCGGCACGTATTGGGACACCGAGCGCGTCGGCCTGATCGGCCTGCCATTCCCTGGCGTCGAACTGAAGATGGTGCCGTGCGGCTCGAAATACGAATTGCGGCTGCGCGGCGTCAACGTCACGCCCGGCTATTTCGGCCAGCCGGAGCTGACGAAGAAGATGTTCGACGAGGAGGGCTTTTACTGCATTGGTGATGCTGGCATCTTCGTTGATGACGCCGATCCGGTGAAGGGAATCATCTTTGCCGGCCGCGTGGTGGAAGACTTCAAGCTCACCACCGGCACTTTCGTGCATGTCGGCTCGCTCCGCACCGACACGATCGCGGCCGCGACGCCCGTGGTGCACGACGCGCTGGTGGCGGGGCAGGATCGCGCCTGCATCGGTCTGCTGGCCTGGCCCAATCTGCATGCTTGCCGTCAGCTCGTCGGCAATCCCGATCTGAGTTTTGCCGATGCGGTGAAGCATCCCGATGTGATCGCCTGCTTCAGGCGCGGCCTGGAGACGCACAACCGGGAATGCGAGGGCGGCAGCAGCCGCATCATCGCGCGCGCAATGTTGATGGTCGATCCGCCCTCGATCGACGGCAACGAGCTGACCGACAAGGGCTACATCAACCAGCGCGCCGGCCTGGAGCGCCGCGCCGCGCTGGTGGAGCGGCTCTATGCGGATCAGCCCGGTGAAGATGTGATCGTGCTGCGATGA
- a CDS encoding acyl-CoA dehydrogenase, whose protein sequence is MNFDDTPQEAEFRATARAWIGANAPKQYEDELRKSSLGRTVLKNANILEVAKAWQKKKADAGWACLHWPKEYGGRGSSPIERVIWQQEEGPFGQLSRMFIIGHGMCGPTMMAFAREEHKRTYLPPLASGEKVWCQLFSEPAGGSDVAGLRTRAEKDGDDWIINGQKIWTSGAHYSDFGILLTRTDPTVPKHKGLTMFFLDMKSPGVEVRPIKQASGASDFNEVYFTNVRIPDHQRLGEVGDGWNVSLTTLMNERSAIGAAVSTGFPELFEYCSSLMLDDGPAIEDRAVRSKLANWAVKASGLKYTSMRAISALSKGERPGPENSIGKLVAGSMIQDVATYALDLQGASGVVSGEDAELAGRFQAMLLRAPGTRVEGGTDEIMRNIIAERVLGLPGDIRVDKDMPFNKIPTKGRG, encoded by the coding sequence ATGAACTTCGACGACACCCCGCAGGAAGCCGAATTCCGCGCCACCGCCCGCGCGTGGATCGGTGCGAACGCGCCCAAGCAGTACGAGGACGAGCTGCGCAAATCCTCGCTCGGCCGCACGGTGCTCAAGAACGCCAACATCCTTGAAGTGGCAAAAGCCTGGCAGAAGAAGAAGGCCGACGCCGGCTGGGCCTGCCTGCACTGGCCGAAGGAGTATGGCGGCCGCGGTTCGTCACCGATCGAGCGCGTGATCTGGCAGCAGGAAGAAGGGCCGTTCGGCCAGTTGTCCCGCATGTTCATCATCGGCCACGGCATGTGCGGGCCGACCATGATGGCATTCGCGCGCGAGGAGCATAAGCGTACCTATCTGCCGCCACTCGCGTCCGGCGAGAAGGTATGGTGCCAGCTGTTCTCCGAGCCGGCCGGCGGCTCGGATGTCGCAGGGCTTCGCACGCGGGCCGAGAAGGACGGCGACGACTGGATCATCAACGGCCAGAAGATCTGGACCTCGGGCGCGCATTATTCCGACTTCGGCATCTTGCTCACCCGCACCGATCCCACCGTGCCCAAGCACAAGGGCCTCACCATGTTCTTCCTGGACATGAAAAGCCCGGGCGTCGAGGTCAGGCCGATCAAGCAGGCGAGCGGCGCCTCCGACTTCAACGAGGTCTATTTCACCAACGTCCGCATCCCCGACCATCAACGCCTCGGCGAGGTCGGTGACGGCTGGAACGTTTCGCTCACCACGCTGATGAACGAGCGCAGCGCGATCGGCGCGGCCGTCTCGACCGGCTTCCCCGAACTGTTTGAATACTGCTCCAGTCTGATGCTCGACGACGGCCCGGCGATCGAGGATCGCGCGGTGCGTTCGAAACTGGCGAACTGGGCGGTGAAGGCAAGCGGCCTGAAATACACCAGCATGCGCGCGATCTCCGCGCTGTCGAAGGGCGAGCGGCCGGGACCGGAGAATTCCATCGGTAAGCTGGTGGCGGGCTCCATGATCCAGGACGTTGCGACCTACGCACTGGACTTGCAGGGCGCGAGCGGCGTGGTCAGCGGCGAGGATGCCGAGCTCGCCGGCCGCTTCCAGGCGATGCTGCTGCGGGCGCCGGGCACCCGCGTCGAAGGTGGCACCGACGAGATCATGCGCAACATCATCGCCGAGCGGGTGCTGGGCCTGCCCGGCGACATCCGTGTCGACAAGGACATGCCGTTCAACAAGATCCCGACCAAGGGAAGAGGGTAG
- a CDS encoding sigma-70 family RNA polymerase sigma factor, translating to MPLTDSLRNDILAAVPSLRAFAISLSGNADRADDLVQETLLRALANIDSFQPGSNLPAWLFTILRNLFRSDYRKRRREVEDAEGNYAKTLKTQPSQNAHLEFEEFRTALDKLPQDQREALILVGASGFSYEDAASICGCAVGTIKSRVNRARSKLAALLYVEGAEDFGPDETVRAVIGGSGG from the coding sequence ATGCCTCTCACGGACTCCCTGCGTAACGACATCCTGGCGGCCGTGCCGAGCTTGCGCGCGTTCGCCATCTCGCTCAGCGGCAATGCGGACCGCGCCGACGATTTGGTGCAGGAGACGCTGCTCCGTGCGCTTGCCAACATCGATTCGTTCCAGCCCGGCTCCAACCTGCCGGCGTGGCTGTTCACGATCCTGCGCAACCTGTTCCGCTCCGATTATCGCAAGCGGCGGCGGGAGGTCGAGGATGCCGAAGGCAACTACGCCAAGACGCTGAAGACGCAACCGTCGCAAAACGCGCATCTTGAGTTCGAGGAGTTTCGGACGGCGCTCGACAAGCTTCCGCAGGACCAGCGTGAAGCGCTGATCCTGGTCGGCGCCTCCGGCTTCTCCTACGAGGACGCGGCCTCGATCTGCGGTTGCGCAGTCGGCACGATCAAGAGCCGCGTCAACCGCGCCCGCTCGAAGCTCGCCGCACTGCTCTATGTCGAGGGCGCTGAGGACTTCGGCCCGGACGAGACCGTGCGGGCCGTGATCGGCGGCAGCGGCGGCTGA
- a CDS encoding nuclear transport factor 2 family protein has protein sequence MDPQLLDRLAIRDLVENWAVWRDAGDWERFATVWHDEGWMSATWFQGPARDFMRVSQEGFARGVRILHFLGGTSIDLEGVRAIAQTKMTISQRALVHDVLCDVVCTGRFYDFLEKRHDQSGVGRWGIVRRQPIYEKDRIDPVDPAATLQLDQKTLAALPEGYRHLAYMQELIGYKVKRDMPGLTGPEVEKLYREGRDWLAGKAK, from the coding sequence ATGGACCCGCAACTGCTCGATCGCCTCGCCATCCGCGACCTCGTCGAGAACTGGGCGGTGTGGCGCGACGCCGGCGACTGGGAGCGCTTTGCCACGGTCTGGCATGACGAGGGCTGGATGTCCGCCACCTGGTTTCAGGGACCGGCGCGGGATTTCATGCGCGTCAGCCAGGAGGGGTTCGCCAGGGGCGTGCGCATCCTGCACTTCCTCGGCGGCACCAGCATCGACCTCGAGGGCGTGCGGGCCATCGCCCAGACTAAGATGACGATCTCGCAGCGGGCCCTGGTGCACGACGTGCTCTGCGACGTCGTCTGCACCGGGCGCTTCTACGATTTCCTGGAGAAGCGGCATGACCAATCAGGTGTTGGCAGATGGGGCATCGTCCGCCGCCAGCCGATCTACGAGAAGGACCGGATCGATCCGGTCGATCCCGCTGCGACACTTCAGCTCGACCAGAAAACACTCGCCGCGCTCCCTGAAGGCTACCGCCACCTCGCCTATATGCAGGAGCTGATCGGCTACAAGGTCAAGCGCGACATGCCGGGCCTCACCGGGCCTGAGGTCGAGAAGCTCTATCGCGAAGGCCGCGACTGGCTGGCGGGGAAGGCGAAATAA
- a CDS encoding acyl-CoA dehydrogenase family protein, with protein sequence MNFDFSDDQKQLRDQARKFLAEKCSPKAVRVVLDGKAPYDKELWKGLAEMGFLGVAIPEEFGGAGAGHLELCVIAEEMGRANAPVPFSSTVYLAGEALLIAGSDAQKKKWLPAIASGEAIGTLALFEGKGNPSPKNIKLTAANGVLNGVKKPVADGAIADFAVVAARTGSSGRDSDIALFLVDLKAAGVEVKSLTNLDPTRGQAEISFKDCKAEPLGAAGEGWSTLSQMLDRAAVLCAFEQVGGSDRALEMGRDYALDRIAFGRQIGSFQAVKHMLADMYVSATLARSNSYYGAWALSTNAAELPEAAAAARISATQAFQHCAKNNIQVHGGMGFTWEFDCHMYYRRANAMALGLGSLTYWEDQLIDRMRKKNAA encoded by the coding sequence ATGAATTTCGATTTCTCCGACGACCAGAAACAGCTCCGCGACCAGGCGCGCAAATTCCTCGCCGAAAAATGTTCGCCCAAGGCGGTGCGCGTCGTGCTCGACGGTAAGGCGCCCTACGACAAGGAGCTGTGGAAGGGCCTTGCCGAGATGGGCTTTCTCGGGGTCGCCATTCCGGAAGAGTTCGGCGGTGCGGGTGCGGGCCATCTCGAGCTCTGCGTGATCGCGGAGGAGATGGGCCGGGCCAATGCGCCAGTGCCGTTCTCCTCGACCGTGTATCTCGCCGGCGAAGCGCTGCTGATCGCGGGCAGCGACGCGCAGAAGAAGAAGTGGTTGCCGGCGATCGCGTCGGGCGAGGCGATCGGCACGCTGGCGCTGTTCGAGGGCAAGGGCAATCCGTCGCCGAAGAACATCAAGCTCACGGCCGCGAACGGCGTGCTCAACGGCGTCAAGAAGCCGGTTGCCGACGGCGCAATCGCCGATTTTGCGGTGGTCGCTGCGCGCACGGGATCGAGCGGTCGCGACAGCGACATCGCGCTGTTCCTGGTCGATCTCAAGGCTGCTGGCGTCGAGGTGAAGAGCCTCACCAATCTCGATCCGACCCGCGGTCAAGCCGAGATCAGTTTCAAGGATTGCAAGGCCGAGCCGCTTGGCGCCGCTGGCGAGGGTTGGAGCACTCTCAGCCAGATGCTCGACCGTGCCGCGGTGCTGTGCGCATTCGAACAGGTTGGTGGTTCCGACCGCGCGCTGGAGATGGGCCGCGACTACGCGCTCGACCGCATCGCCTTCGGCCGGCAGATCGGCTCGTTCCAGGCGGTCAAGCACATGCTCGCCGACATGTATGTGTCGGCAACGCTGGCGCGCTCCAACAGCTATTACGGCGCCTGGGCGCTCTCGACCAACGCAGCCGAGTTGCCGGAAGCCGCCGCTGCCGCGCGCATCAGCGCGACGCAGGCGTTCCAGCATTGCGCCAAGAACAACATCCAGGTTCACGGCGGCATGGGTTTCACCTGGGAATTCGACTGCCACATGTACTACCGCCGCGCCAACGCCATGGCGCTCGGGCTCGGTAGCCTCACCTATTGGGAAGACCAGTTGATCGACCGCATGCGCAAGAAGAACGCGGCGTGA
- a CDS encoding nitroreductase: protein MDAKVKQDDRIGVLEELLNERYSVRAFLPREVDRATIEHVLTTAQRTASWCNSQPWQVVIASGAARERFRQAIYKEAAGGLGDDYDFTPPREYVGVYLERRRESGFQLYNTLGIARGDRAAYARQALENYNFFGAPHVAVIHTNEPLGIYGAIDCGAYVSNFMLAAQALGLGTIPQAALARHSGLIRRHFNLPDDRRVVCGISFGYADHTHKVNSYRTSRANVADTVTFVDE from the coding sequence ATGGATGCTAAAGTGAAACAAGACGACCGCATCGGCGTGCTCGAAGAGCTTCTCAACGAGCGCTACTCCGTCCGCGCCTTCCTCCCGAGGGAGGTCGACCGCGCCACCATCGAGCACGTGCTGACCACCGCGCAGCGCACGGCCTCATGGTGCAACAGCCAGCCCTGGCAGGTCGTCATCGCCAGCGGCGCGGCCAGGGAGCGCTTTCGCCAGGCGATCTACAAGGAGGCCGCGGGTGGTCTCGGCGACGACTACGATTTCACGCCGCCGCGCGAATATGTCGGCGTCTATCTCGAGCGCCGGCGCGAGAGCGGCTTCCAGCTCTACAACACGCTGGGCATCGCCCGCGGAGACAGAGCCGCCTACGCCAGGCAGGCGCTGGAGAACTACAATTTCTTCGGCGCACCCCACGTGGCCGTCATCCACACCAACGAGCCGCTCGGCATCTACGGCGCGATCGATTGCGGCGCCTATGTCTCGAATTTCATGCTGGCCGCGCAGGCGCTCGGGCTCGGCACCATTCCGCAGGCGGCGCTCGCGAGGCACTCCGGTTTGATCCGCCGCCACTTCAACCTGCCCGACGATCGCCGCGTCGTCTGCGGCATCTCGTTCGGCTATGCCGACCACACCCACAAGGTCAATAGCTACCGCACCTCGCGGGCCAATGTCGCTGATACCGTGACCTTCGTGGACGAGTGA
- the htpG gene encoding molecular chaperone HtpG, producing MTTSDTAVHTQPFQAEVSELLHLMVHSVYSETDIFLRELVSNASDACDKLRYEAIASPALLGEGDALKIRIIPDKTAGTLVISDNGIGMERQELIDHLGTIARSGTKAFVSKLKEAKDGLGLIGQFGVGFYSAFMVAEKIVVVSRRAGESDVWTWTSSGGSGFEIARASDEDAARVARGTEIVLHLKDDAKKYLETYEIERIVGAYSDNILFPIELVSGEGEPRQINSASALWQRSKSELTAEDYKKAYQQIASAFDDPAMTLHYRAEGRYSYAVLLFAPSTKPFDLFEPNRKGRVKLYVRRVFITDDADLLPGYLRFIRGVVDSEDLPLNISREMLQNNPQLAQIRKAVATRVVSELEGLAEKDPENFAKIWDAFGAVLKEGIYEDFERREKLLALSRFTTTSGEKRSLKQVIADFKPNQTEIYYLVGDSIERLKSNPRLEAATARGIEVLLLSDPVDAFWTSMPSEFEGKPLKSLSQGDLNLDLIPRLDETDEAKKDEPAADEAATIAVIKAALGERVSDVKASTRLTSSASCLVADSQGPSRELERLLAQQNRGMKTKPILEINLRHPLVTAITKAQAGSKTVDDLSLLLLEQAQILDGELPEDPAAFAARLNRLVLQGLGG from the coding sequence ATGACGACGTCAGACACGGCTGTGCATACGCAGCCTTTCCAGGCCGAAGTTTCCGAGCTTTTGCACCTCATGGTGCACTCCGTCTATTCGGAGACCGACATCTTCCTGCGCGAGCTCGTCTCCAACGCCTCCGATGCCTGCGACAAGCTGCGCTACGAGGCGATCGCAAGTCCGGCGCTGCTGGGCGAGGGCGACGCGCTCAAGATCCGCATCATCCCGGACAAGACGGCCGGAACGCTTGTCATCTCCGACAACGGCATCGGCATGGAGCGGCAAGAGCTGATCGACCATCTCGGCACCATCGCCCGCTCCGGCACCAAGGCGTTCGTGTCGAAACTGAAGGAGGCCAAGGACGGCCTCGGGCTGATCGGCCAGTTCGGCGTCGGCTTCTATTCCGCCTTCATGGTCGCCGAGAAGATCGTCGTGGTCAGCCGCCGCGCCGGTGAAAGCGATGTCTGGACCTGGACCTCTTCGGGCGGCTCCGGATTCGAGATCGCCCGTGCCAGCGACGAGGACGCGGCACGCGTGGCGCGCGGCACCGAGATCGTCCTGCACCTGAAGGACGACGCCAAGAAATATCTCGAGACCTACGAGATCGAGCGCATCGTCGGGGCCTATTCCGACAACATCCTGTTTCCCATCGAGCTCGTGTCTGGTGAGGGCGAGCCGCGTCAGATCAATTCGGCGAGCGCGCTGTGGCAGCGCTCGAAGTCCGAGCTGACGGCGGAGGACTACAAGAAGGCATACCAGCAGATCGCCTCCGCCTTCGACGATCCCGCGATGACGCTGCACTACCGCGCGGAGGGCCGCTATTCCTACGCCGTGCTGCTGTTCGCGCCGTCGACGAAACCGTTCGACCTGTTCGAGCCGAACCGCAAGGGGCGGGTGAAGCTCTACGTCCGCCGCGTCTTCATCACCGATGACGCTGACCTCTTGCCGGGCTACCTGCGCTTCATCCGTGGCGTCGTCGACAGCGAGGATCTTCCACTCAACATCTCCCGCGAGATGCTGCAGAACAATCCGCAGCTCGCGCAGATCCGCAAGGCCGTGGCGACCCGCGTCGTGTCCGAGCTCGAGGGCCTCGCCGAGAAGGATCCGGAGAATTTTGCCAAGATCTGGGACGCCTTCGGCGCGGTGCTGAAGGAAGGCATCTATGAGGATTTCGAACGCCGCGAGAAGCTGCTGGCGCTGTCGCGTTTCACCACGACGTCGGGCGAGAAGCGATCGCTGAAGCAGGTGATCGCCGATTTCAAGCCGAACCAGACCGAGATCTATTATCTCGTCGGCGACAGTATCGAGCGCCTGAAGTCCAATCCGCGGCTCGAGGCCGCGACCGCGCGCGGCATCGAGGTGCTGCTGCTGTCCGATCCCGTCGATGCCTTCTGGACCTCGATGCCTTCAGAGTTCGAGGGCAAGCCGCTGAAATCGCTGAGCCAGGGCGATCTCAATCTCGACCTGATCCCGCGGCTCGACGAGACGGACGAAGCGAAGAAAGACGAGCCGGCCGCTGACGAGGCCGCTACCATCGCGGTGATCAAGGCCGCCCTCGGCGAGCGTGTCAGCGACGTCAAGGCCTCGACGCGGCTGACAAGCTCCGCCTCCTGCCTGGTTGCCGACAGCCAGGGCCCGAGTCGCGAGCTCGAGCGCCTCCTGGCGCAGCAGAACCGCGGCATGAAGACCAAGCCGATCCTCGAGATCAATCTGCGCCATCCGCTGGTGACGGCGATCACCAAGGCGCAGGCCGGCTCGAAGACGGTCGACGATCTCAGCCTGTTGCTGCTCGAACAGGCCCAGATCCTGGACGGCGAATTGCCGGAAGATCCGGCCGCGTTTGCGGCGAGGCTGAACCGGCTGGTACTGCAGGGGCTCGGCGGATAG